The proteins below come from a single Indicator indicator isolate 239-I01 unplaced genomic scaffold, UM_Iind_1.1 iindUn_scaffold_54, whole genome shotgun sequence genomic window:
- the FGF22 gene encoding fibroblast growth factor 22, with the protein MRRGGPAALAACLAGALAVLAEPAPASGPGAAGGGRRPPRSYGHLEGDVRWRRLFSATRFFLRIDGGGSVEGTRWRERPGSIVEIRSVRVGVVAIRAVHTGFFLAMNKRGRLYGSKEFSPNCKFTERIEENGYNTYASLRWRHRGRPMFLSLNSKGRPQRGAKTRRQHLSTHFLPILVS; encoded by the exons ATGAGGCGCGGGGGCCCCGCCGCCCTCGCCGCCTGCCTCGCCGGGGCACTCGCCGTTCTGGCGGAGCCGGCACCGGCATCGGGACCGGGGGCGGCTGGGGGCGGCCGGCGGCCCCCCCGAAGCTACGGCCACCTGGAAGGCGACGTGAGGTGGCGGCGGCTCTTCTCTGCCACCCGCTTCTTCCTGCGCATCGACGGCGGCGGCAGCGTGGAAGGGACGCGCTGGAGGGAGCGGCCAGGCA GCATCGTCGAGATCCGGTCGGTGCGCGTCGGCGTGGTGGCCATCCGGGCGGTGCACACCGGCTTCTTCCTGGCCATGAACAAGCGGGGGAGGCTCTATGGGTCG AAGGAGTTCAGCCCCAACTGCAAGTTCACGGAGCGCATCGAGGAGAACGGCTACAACACCTACGCCTCGCTGCGCTGGCGGCACCGCGGCCGCCCCATGTTCCTCTCGCTCAACAGCAAGGGCAGACCCCAGCGAGGGGCCAAGACACGCCGGCAGCACCTCTCCACCCATTTCCTCCCCATCCTCGTCAGCTGA